DNA from Bacteroidia bacterium:
CCCAAAGCAGCGAGGCAAACTTCAGGTTGCTTGTAGGAATAATGTTATTGCTGAAATAGAGCGCCAGCGCAGCGATGATGAGAATAATTCCCATAAGCGGCTGCATGATGCGCTGCAATGAAACGCCCGCAGATTTAAAAGCCGCCAGCTCATAATTTTCTGCAAGCGTACCAAACGTCATAATGGAGGAAAGCAACACGGCCAGCGGCAGCGCCATAGGCACAAGACTGGCCGAGGCATAGAAAAGCAATTCCGCTATAATGTACCATTCCAGTCCTTTGCCCACCAGGTCGTCCACATACTTCCAGAGGAACTGCATGAGGAGGATAAAAAGGCAAATAAAGAAAGTGGCCACGAACGGGCCGGCAAAGGAGAGGGCTATGAGTTTGTAGAGCTTCTTCATTTAATGCCGGTGCAAAGCCATTATTTATGCCAAGTAAAAGCATGCAGACACATAGGCTCGAAGGCAAAAAGGGCCACGAAGAAAAAATTTGTGAAACTTTGTGTCCTTGTACCTAAGTGTTTAAGACAGGTGCAAAATTCGGGATTTCATTAAACTAAGCACAACCATAATGCAGGACTGGACAAAGGATGAATTACAACTGATGAACGATCATGAGATCATGCTGGCCAAGCGCAGGATCATCAAAAAGGTTCGGCTGCTCTTTGCAGCTTTCCGGGAGCGGTTACATCCCGAACTTGAAGGAAGTCCTCTGCTGCGGCAGATAGCGGCTGATGGCGGAAAAATCTCACACGGGGAGAATTACAAGGGCCTTCCTTTCGTCATCCTCGATTTCCCGGCAGCGCTTTCGGGGGAGGATGTTTTTACCTTCCGCACCATGTTTTGGTGGGGCAGGTATTATAGCTTCAACCTGCTGGCGCGTGGCAAATATTTAGAGCACGTTGCAGAGTGGATTCAATCCCGGCAGGAGGCGCTGGCGCAGGAGGGTTTTTACATCGCCACAGGAAATGACCTTTGGGAGAATGAGATTGCAGGGGAGCATTATCAGCAACTAACCCAGGATTTTGAAATTAAAAAACTGATAGCAAGGCAAAATTTCATTCGGTTAAATAAACCTGTTTCCCTCAATACTTCTCAAAATCTGTTTCTGCCAGACGCACTCCAGATTTTCCATGCGTTGTTTTTGTAATTATTTCCTTGCCTTTTCCCCAATTCCTCTAAGGATGACAAGTTTATAGAAAATTAAAAATCTCTATATCGGCCACTACGAAATATTCAATGTTTTAGGAAAAAGGGTAAGTGCAGGTAATTATGAAAATGAGATTAACGTTGCAGCATTAACACCCGGAATATTCGTTTTAAAAATTACCAGGGATGGCACTGCATATTTTGGCAGGTTCATCCAAGCAATAGAAAAACGACCGGAGCAATATAGCCGTACAAACGGCCGTCAAAGCGTTCCAAACCCTCAGACGGCTACCATGCAAAAAGCCGCCTCCGAAACTTCGGAAAGCGGCTTCTGAATTTTCTGCCTCAAAACATTATGGATTGGAATCCATAAACTCTTTTATTGCAACAAAATATTTGTTATTATTCGAAGAAAAAGTATTCTCACTGTCAGCCGCCTCAGCTATGTAAACCTCCACCATCTTTTTCTGTAATTTCTGCAGATCCTTGGCCATGTCAGGTCCCACTATTTTATCATTCTCCCCGACAATAATAAGCACGCCCTTCAGCAATCTTGGAAGTTCCTTGGTTTCAAGTGCATATTTCGGCTCATAATTTTTATTGAAAACAGGCGGGATCATCACGTTCATTTCCTTTTCTTCCTGCAATTTATTTTTCATGTATTCCAGGGTAGGGTAAGGACTATCACCTATGAGGTATTGGGTTTCACGCCTATCCATGCCTACGCCTATGCTCAGCCCGCCACCAATGCCAACTCCATAAAGGGAAAAGTGCAGGGTCATATTTCTCTTGGCATAATCGCAAACGGCATTCAGATCATCAGCAAACTGCGGGTAGATATACAACTTGTTCACAATCTTGAAATCGCTGCTCTTGCCGTAACCCCGGTAGTCGTAAGTGAGTACTCCATAGCCCAGCGACTGGAACTGCGCCACGATATCCAGATTGTCAGCCATGTTTCCATTGCCATCATCACTGATGATCATCAGGTTCGTAGAGCGGTCAGGAGGCGGGAAGTACCAGGCCATCAACTCGGCTCCGTTGGTGGAAGGGATCTTATGTTCTTCATACTTCAACCCAAACATATCAGGTGTAAATTCATACTCCTTTTTTGGATCAAGAGCGGAAGCCGGGCGAGCCGTGAATAGAAGGCTGAGCGTAAACAGAAAGAAAATATACTTCATCAGTGTCATTTTTTGAATTTAAATAATAGTTAGCAAAAATAGGTACCGGCAATCTCAGGTCAAAATAATTACTTCAACATTCCCTTCAAGGTAAGGCTCACTCTGAAAGTTGCCGGGGAATGTCAGAAGGCAACCTAGCCAGCATTTCATAATTGAGGGGATTTTCTGCCTGGTTAAATGACGCGAACTTTATTAGCCCGCATGCATCACGGCCTGCCAGGATCACCTCGTCTCCCCGCTGCACTCCGGGAATGTGGGTTACGTCTGCCATCATCATGTTCATGTTCACGATGCCGGCTATCCGGGCACGCTCCCCCCTGATGCCAACTTCACCCAGGTTGCTGAGGGCGCGGGAATATCCATAGCTGTAGCCCACAGGAATGGCCGCCATTACGGAATCGCGCGTGGCAACGAAGTGCTTGCCATACCCCAGGCTTTCTCCCTTTTTCAGGTGCTTCAGGCTCATTACCCCGGTTTTCCAGGTAAGCACCGGCTCAAGGCTCTCTTCAGTAATATGCTTGTTTGTCAAATTGTAGTCTGCCCAAGTTTCCTGGCTGGGCCAGTAGCCATAGATCAGTACGCCCAGACGTACCAAATCCAGTTGTGTTTCCGGAAAAATAAGCGTGGCGGCAGAACAGGCCGTATGCCTGATTTCCGGCTCTAATCCATGACCCTTCAGAAAAGCCAGATGCCGCTCATAACGGCCAATTTGCGCTTTCACCCGATCATAATTCGAAGAATGCTCGGCCCCGGCATAGTGCGTGGAAACGCCTGCCAAATGCAGGTGCTGCCGGCCTTCTTTCAGCATTGGCAGAAGTTCTTGCAGCTCTTCGGCAGTCAAACCCGTACGGTTCATTCCGGTTTCAACTTCGATATGGATCCGGGCGGGTTTCCCTGATTCCTTCGCAGCAGCAATAATCGCAGCCAGCCTTTCCCGGTCATAAATAAAGCATTCGATCTCATTCGCCACCGCCCAGGGCAACTCCTCATCGGCAATGTAACCCATGATCATGATGGTTCCGGGCTGCCTCCGGACTTTGAGTACGCGCCATGCTTCACCTGCACTGAATACCGAGAAATGATTCACACCGCAGGTTTCAGCAAGCGGAACGAACGTTTCAATTCCATGTCCATAGGCATTGCCTTTCACCACAGCGGAGATGCGGGTTTCCGGGCCTAATACCTGTTTACGCAGAAAATCCACGTTGTTGCGCAGAGCGCTTGCACTTAATATAATTCGGGAGGTAGAAAACATTATGAGATTATTCTTCCTGGTGTTGCTGCACGAGGCTGGCATAAATGGCCACGCCTTTTTCGATCAATTCATCCGGAAAATCGTAATCCGTGCTGTGGAGCTGCGGATGATCTTCTCCGGCTCCAAGTGTAAACATGGCTCCGTGATATGCGCTCAGCAACTGGCCAAAATCATCTGACCACCGGTAAGGCGCATCCTTTTCCTTATGCGCCATATTATTGGCTTTTGCAGCTTTTATCACCTGTTCGATGGCATCCTCAGAATTCACGGTTGAGGTAAATGCTTCATGCCAGCTTATCCTGTGAGAAAGATTATGCTTTTGAACTATCTCCGCGAGTTTCTCCTGCGCCACTCCCTTCAGCCTGTTCAGGTCGTCCTGCTTGTGTGCTCTGAGGGTGAGCCGCAATTCACCGTACCCGGGAGAGATACCAAAAGAAATTTCACCTACCGAAAGCTGAACAATCGTACCCAGCACAAAATCCTCAAAATTGTACCATTGATCCATATTTTTCACTTCCTGAATGATCTCGGCAATGGCATAGGCCGGATTTCTACCTTCCTCGGGGTGGCCCGCATGAGAGGTTTGCCCCATCAGTTTTATGACCATCCCTTCAGATGCTGATGCGAAATTTCCCTTTCTTACGCCCACTTCGCCCAGCGGAGCGCCCGGCATATTATGAATGGCATACACGATGTCAGGTTGAATTTCGAGGAATCGCTCATCTTTCAGGAGCCAGCCGGCACCCTCCCCGGTTTCTTCAGCAGGTTGAAAGAGCAGGATCACCTTTCCGCGTTTTGGTGGATTTTCATGGAGATGCTGCGCGAGGCCGGCAAGCATCGCCATGTGTCCATCATGCCCGCATTTATGTCCCTTCCCTTCATTCTGCGATATATAAGTTACATCCAGCTTATCCTCTACCAGCAAACCGTCAAGTTCGCTACGAAACATCAGCACCGGACCTTCCTGCTGGCTGTCATATTCCACCGCAAAACCAGTCTGACCCAGGTGGTGCAGAATCCGGTCAGGATGGCACTGCCGCAGAAATTCAAGCAGAATTCCGGCTGTTTCCCGTTCCTCCCCGGCTATTTCCGGATGCGCATGTAAATTCCTTCTCAGGTAAATCAGATCATTCATTATCATTCTTCTCGTCTTTTGCTGGTTTCAAAGAAAACAAATATGCCGTGAAGAATCCGTGAAATCTGATAGTTACCTCTGACGCAGCCAGATCATTTCCAGGATGGATCATGCTCTTTCGCTATGTTCTGCAGGAGTTTCCTTTTGTATGTAATTCGGACACCTGTCTTTAGAGCAGGAAGAAAGGCCTGCCATACATCCGGTTATTATCAGTATTGCTACTAACTTTTTCATCATTTTCCAATTTTAAGTAATAACACCTACGTATAAACAGTGTTCAAAGAAATTCCATTTCATTTTGCCGGTTGTCTTAACCCTTTCTCATTTTTTGCTGTTATCAAAGAAACCAAGTCAAATTCCCTTATGTCAATTTTCCAGGGTTCAGGGGATGCTGCGTATCAACGCAAGCTTAGCCACCTGAAGAATCTTATCGCCATTGCCTTTGCTGACAGGGAGTTGAAACCTAACGAGATAGAATTTCTTCACCAGGTTTCTTCACGGCTGAACATTTCACAAGAGGATGTGGAACGGATCATTGAGGAACCTTCATCTGTAGAATTTCATCCACCAAAAAAAGAGCGTGAAAGGTTTCTGAGGTTGTATGCGCTCATCGCCATGATGCTGGCAGATAATGATATGGATCTCAGGGAGATCGAACACTGCCGGCAGCTTGCGATAAAATTAGGATACAAAGAAGATGAAGCCAGTGAGTTGATCACCACTATCAGTAATGCTATACTCACCGGCACCAGCGTAGATAAGCTTTATGATAAAGAAGACCGGAAAAAATTTTCTGAACATTAAAATCCAATAAAAGAACTTATCTTTAATGGAATGTTTAAATTAACTGTCTTAATTTATTTTTAGGGAATTTATTAAATACAAAAATCAAATTTTATAATTGCCTTATTTTCATTCTGCAAAATCTTAGTAACGCTATAAATTATGGCTGATTTTCCGCAAACCCAGGCCCACCTTCCTTAGCCTTTGCGCCTGATTCCTTCCTATTATCCAAAGGCTGAAATATTCTTGATTTTACCAAACCTAATTTTTGAAACAGATATTGGAAAGAAACCCCTATTACGCCAGCTCCATATTTTGAACTTCTCTGAAAATTTATGGAACTCGCTTCTTCAAAGTATTTGGTTGGGCAGGTAACCTCCGCAATTTCAAAACCGGCATAAAAAATTTGCGCGATCATTTGATTATCAAAAATAAAATCATTGGAATTAACCTCAAAATTAATTCGCTCAAGCACCTCTCTTGAAAACGCCCGGTAGCCAGTGTGATATTCAGAAAGCTTCTGGTTCATAAGCAGGTTTTGCGTAAGCGTGAGGAAACGGTTAGCCACATATTTATATAACGGCATTCCTCCCTTCAGCGCCCCATTGCCCAGAATTCGCGATCCAAACACGACCGGATAAAGGCCACTGCCGATAATGCTGGCCATAGCCGGTATAAGCTTTGGCGTGTATTGATAATCCGGGTGAAGCATGATTACAATATCAGCCCCGATCTCCAGGGCTTTGCGGTAGCAGCTTTTCTGATTGCCGCCATAGCCAAGATTTTGGCGGTGTGTAATAATGTGCTTAATCCCGATCTGTGCCGCAAGAGGCGTGGTGCGGTCGCTGCTGGCATCATCCACCAGGATCACGTCATCCACCAGGTCAAAGGGAATTTCCTGATAGGTTCGCTCCAGCGTTCTCTCGGCATTATATGCCGGCAGCACAACTACTACCTTTTTGCCTTTAAACATAAAAACCGGTTGGTGAGGCCGCAAATATAGCCTTGCGATAAATCATTCCGGATGGAACGGGACGAACATAAAGAGGAGAATGAATTCCGGTACTTCAGAAAGCGAAGGATTTATAACCCGCAGCCATCCGGGAATTGCCGGTTTATTTTTGCTTTAAATGTTAAATTTTAATTAAGACTATAATTTTAATTTAACAAATAAATTCTTCTCGTAAATATATTTTTGGCTCCGCTGGTATTTTAATGAAATAATAAAGGATGAGCAGGAACTAAAGACGCGTAATCCTCGTCTCATTTTCATTATTTTAAAATCTTAGTAACACGGCAATTAAAATCAATCCAACCCTATTTTTCTCGTGACTCAGCCGTCCGAGGGTTTGGAACACTCAGACGGCTAACTAACCCTTGCAAAAGGTGGGAGATCCTGTCCGGCAAATTCCTTCGCCAGCCACTTGAAATGCCCTGCCATTGCTATCATTGCCGCATTGTCAGTACAATATTCAAACGCAGGGATATACGTAGCCCATCCCTCCTCCGCTGCCAATTCATCAAGGCGCCTGCGCAGTTCGCTGTTGGCAGCAACTCCTCCTGCTATGGCAATGTGCCGGATCCCGGTTTCGGCTGCGGCCTTTCGCAATTTACTGAGCAAAAAATCCACAATCCGATGCTGGTAAGAAGCGCAAATGTCAGCCAGGTTATTTTTAATAAAATCCTCATCCTCCTTTATCCTGTCGCGAAGAAAGTAAAGCAACGAAGTTTTTAGGCCGCTGAAGCTGTAGTCAAGAGCCGGAATGGAGGGTTCTGTAAAGTGAAAGGCATATCTATTTCCCTCTCTGGCGAGTTTATCAATGAGGGGGCCTCCGGGATATGGCAGGTCCAGGACTTTGGCGGCTTTATCAAAAGCTTCACCGGCAGCGTCATCAATGGTTCGCCCTATGATTTGGTAATTCAGATGATCCTCCACGCGAATGATTTGAGTATGGCCACCTGAAACCAGCAAGCAGAGAAAAGGAAATGGCGGTACGGGTTCATCAATAAAATGCGCAATAAGGTGGGCGTGCAGGTGATTTACCTCAATGAGCGGGATTTCCAGACTCAGCGCCATCGCCTTGGCAAAGGAAACGCCCACGAGCAAAGATCCCATCAGGCCGGGACCTCGGGTAAAGGCGATCGAATCGAGATCAGCCACCGAAACACCGGCTTCCTCGAGTGCCATTTGCACCACCGGTACGATGTGGCGCTGGTGCGCACGCGAGGCCAGTTCCGGCACCACTCCGCCATATTGACGGTGGATAACCTGCCCTGCCACTACATTGGAGAGAATTTTGCCATTTCGGGACACTGCCGCGCCCGTGTCATCACACGATGATTCTATGGCCAGCAAGATGTTCATAGTTTTACAGATCTCTCTTATTCACTGATAAATGGGCAAAATTCCCAAAAAAATATGGAAGCTATTCAGAAACGCCATCGGTATTCTTGTGCTGTTGGTGTTTTTTGCCGTGGTGGGTACTGTCCTTTACCTGCGAACTGAAGAGGGACACCTGCGAGCAACACAGCAACTACTGGAGCAGCTTAGCAACCAGTTGGGAACCCGTGTGGAAGTAGGCGATCTGCGCTACCGGTTTCCAAATGATGTGGTGCTGAAGAACGGAGTGATCTACGACCAGCGTGGCAACCCGTTTATCGTTTTTGATCAACTTGAGGCTTCTCTTCGCCAATATGACTTCAGCGGCAGCAGGATATTTCTTGAAGATATTACCCTCCGCAATTTTGTTCTCAAAGGCTACCAATA
Protein-coding regions in this window:
- a CDS encoding alpha/beta hydrolase, whose amino-acid sequence is MKYIFFLFTLSLLFTARPASALDPKKEYEFTPDMFGLKYEEHKIPSTNGAELMAWYFPPPDRSTNLMIISDDGNGNMADNLDIVAQFQSLGYGVLTYDYRGYGKSSDFKIVNKLYIYPQFADDLNAVCDYAKRNMTLHFSLYGVGIGGGLSIGVGMDRRETQYLIGDSPYPTLEYMKNKLQEEKEMNVMIPPVFNKNYEPKYALETKELPRLLKGVLIIVGENDKIVGPDMAKDLQKLQKKMVEVYIAEAADSENTFSSNNNKYFVAIKEFMDSNP
- the alr gene encoding alanine racemase — translated: MPASCSNTRKNNLIMFSTSRIILSASALRNNVDFLRKQVLGPETRISAVVKGNAYGHGIETFVPLAETCGVNHFSVFSAGEAWRVLKVRRQPGTIMIMGYIADEELPWAVANEIECFIYDRERLAAIIAAAKESGKPARIHIEVETGMNRTGLTAEELQELLPMLKEGRQHLHLAGVSTHYAGAEHSSNYDRVKAQIGRYERHLAFLKGHGLEPEIRHTACSAATLIFPETQLDLVRLGVLIYGYWPSQETWADYNLTNKHITEESLEPVLTWKTGVMSLKHLKKGESLGYGKHFVATRDSVMAAIPVGYSYGYSRALSNLGEVGIRGERARIAGIVNMNMMMADVTHIPGVQRGDEVILAGRDACGLIKFASFNQAENPLNYEMLARLPSDIPRQLSE
- a CDS encoding amidohydrolase, yielding MIMNDLIYLRRNLHAHPEIAGEERETAGILLEFLRQCHPDRILHHLGQTGFAVEYDSQQEGPVLMFRSELDGLLVEDKLDVTYISQNEGKGHKCGHDGHMAMLAGLAQHLHENPPKRGKVILLFQPAEETGEGAGWLLKDERFLEIQPDIVYAIHNMPGAPLGEVGVRKGNFASASEGMVIKLMGQTSHAGHPEEGRNPAYAIAEIIQEVKNMDQWYNFEDFVLGTIVQLSVGEISFGISPGYGELRLTLRAHKQDDLNRLKGVAQEKLAEIVQKHNLSHRISWHEAFTSTVNSEDAIEQVIKAAKANNMAHKEKDAPYRWSDDFGQLLSAYHGAMFTLGAGEDHPQLHSTDYDFPDELIEKGVAIYASLVQQHQEE
- a CDS encoding TerB family tellurite resistance protein; its protein translation is MSIFQGSGDAAYQRKLSHLKNLIAIAFADRELKPNEIEFLHQVSSRLNISQEDVERIIEEPSSVEFHPPKKERERFLRLYALIAMMLADNDMDLREIEHCRQLAIKLGYKEDEASELITTISNAILTGTSVDKLYDKEDRKKFSEH
- a CDS encoding glycosyltransferase family 2 protein codes for the protein MFKGKKVVVVLPAYNAERTLERTYQEIPFDLVDDVILVDDASSDRTTPLAAQIGIKHIITHRQNLGYGGNQKSCYRKALEIGADIVIMLHPDYQYTPKLIPAMASIIGSGLYPVVFGSRILGNGALKGGMPLYKYVANRFLTLTQNLLMNQKLSEYHTGYRAFSREVLERINFEVNSNDFIFDNQMIAQIFYAGFEIAEVTCPTKYFEEASSINFQRSSKYGAGVIGVSFQYLFQKLGLVKSRIFQPLDNRKESGAKAKEGGPGFAENQP
- the tsaD gene encoding tRNA (adenosine(37)-N6)-threonylcarbamoyltransferase complex transferase subunit TsaD, which encodes MNILLAIESSCDDTGAAVSRNGKILSNVVAGQVIHRQYGGVVPELASRAHQRHIVPVVQMALEEAGVSVADLDSIAFTRGPGLMGSLLVGVSFAKAMALSLEIPLIEVNHLHAHLIAHFIDEPVPPFPFLCLLVSGGHTQIIRVEDHLNYQIIGRTIDDAAGEAFDKAAKVLDLPYPGGPLIDKLAREGNRYAFHFTEPSIPALDYSFSGLKTSLLYFLRDRIKEDEDFIKNNLADICASYQHRIVDFLLSKLRKAAAETGIRHIAIAGGVAANSELRRRLDELAAEEGWATYIPAFEYCTDNAAMIAMAGHFKWLAKEFAGQDLPPFARVS